One segment of Deltaproteobacteria bacterium DNA contains the following:
- the truA gene encoding tRNA pseudouridine(38-40) synthase TruA, translating to MSDELIQQRNIKLLIEYDGSRYHGWQMQKNGPSIQAEITNAIATITKEKVNLCVAGRTDAGVHATGQVANFYTQSNIPAERFAAALNTVLPFDISIHCSKQVPDNFHSRLDSESKRYCYQVYNAKQRSALTDKYAWFIRRRLDIAVMKQGATLLLGEQDFEAFRSSQCDAEHAWRYMNSITIDQEMRPPIGALVKITFHANAFCRHMCRILAGTLIEVGMGKRSASDISAALAKRKREFAGITAPAHGLTLLEVIYPK from the coding sequence ATGTCTGACGAATTAATACAACAGCGTAATATAAAACTACTTATTGAATATGATGGTAGCCGTTATCATGGTTGGCAGATGCAAAAGAATGGGCCTAGCATTCAAGCAGAAATTACTAATGCTATTGCTACGATTACTAAAGAAAAAGTAAATTTATGTGTCGCTGGGCGTACAGATGCTGGAGTACATGCGACTGGGCAGGTAGCAAACTTTTATACTCAAAGTAATATTCCTGCAGAACGTTTTGCCGCAGCGTTAAATACTGTGTTGCCATTTGATATTTCAATTCATTGCTCAAAACAGGTGCCAGATAACTTTCATTCACGCCTTGATTCAGAAAGTAAACGTTATTGTTATCAAGTATATAATGCTAAGCAACGATCAGCTCTAACAGATAAATACGCTTGGTTTATTCGTAGACGATTAGATATTGCGGTCATGAAACAAGGCGCGACTTTGTTACTTGGCGAGCAAGATTTTGAGGCATTTCGTAGCAGCCAGTGTGATGCCGAACATGCTTGGCGCTATATGAATAGCATTACTATTGACCAAGAAATGCGTCCACCAATAGGCGCTTTGGTGAAAATCACTTTTCATGCAAATGCCTTCTGTCGTCATATGTGCCGAATTCTTGCTGGCACCTTAATCGAAGTAGGTATGGGCAAGCGTAGTGCAAGTGACATCAGCGCGGCTCTTGCGAAAAGAAAAAGGGAATTCGCTGGTATTACCGCGCCTGCTCATGGCTTAACTTTACTTGAAGTTATTTATCCAAAATAG
- a CDS encoding Stp1/IreP family PP2C-type Ser/Thr phosphatase, with the protein MKVRYAAGTHPGMKRSHNEDNYFLLAEENLYIVADGMGGHASGEVASQIAVETVANFYIDTARDREITWPFKEDRTLVYDENRLITGVKLANRRVYETAQSDPRYRGMGTTIVTFVVGQNSAFIGHVGDSRAYLIRADNEIKQVTEDHSLLNDYLKVHKLTPEEIEHFPHKNVIVRALGMKETVTVDIHRLEPQAGDVYVLCSDGLSGLVDSASISATINENRDDLEKACQSLIAKANAAGGVDNITVVVVDFSN; encoded by the coding sequence ATGAAAGTTAGATATGCTGCCGGTACTCATCCTGGGATGAAACGGTCACACAATGAGGATAATTATTTCCTGCTCGCCGAGGAAAATCTCTATATTGTGGCTGATGGCATGGGTGGGCACGCCTCTGGTGAAGTTGCCTCGCAAATAGCGGTTGAAACTGTCGCAAATTTTTATATCGATACTGCCCGCGATCGCGAAATTACCTGGCCATTCAAAGAGGATCGCACCCTGGTATATGATGAAAATCGCCTTATTACCGGGGTAAAACTAGCTAATCGCCGGGTTTATGAAACCGCGCAGTCTGATCCTCGCTATCGAGGTATGGGTACAACGATTGTTACTTTTGTTGTTGGACAAAATTCTGCTTTTATTGGGCATGTCGGTGATTCTCGTGCGTACCTTATTCGTGCTGATAACGAAATCAAGCAAGTTACTGAAGATCATTCTTTGTTAAACGACTATCTTAAGGTACACAAGCTAACCCCTGAAGAAATTGAGCATTTTCCACATAAAAACGTAATTGTTAGAGCTCTCGGTATGAAAGAAACAGTAACTGTTGATATTCATCGCCTTGAACCGCAAGCTGGCGATGTTTATGTACTGTGTTCTGATGGGCTTTCTGGATTAGTTGACTCAGCAAGCATTTCAGCAACGATAAATGAAAATCGCGATGATCTTGAAAAAGCTTGTCAGTCATTAATTGCCAAAGCGAATGCAGCAGGTGGTGTCGATAATATTACCGTCGTTGTAGTAGATTTTTCTAATTAG
- a CDS encoding RNA polymerase factor sigma-32: protein MAKTAKKILSDYNLDRYVSEINRYPLLTREQEIELAKKYQQNGDFDAAQQIIVSNLRFVVKIAHEYRGYNHRLLDLIQEGNIGLMIAVSKFDPNKGYRVISYAVWWIRAYIQNYIMHSWSLVKLGTTQTQRKLFFKLRSERERADHETINGNTVSTAELAERLGVNESEVINMEARLGSRDFSLDSTMPTNNQTSHLEVLSDNSPSPEEEFSSVQERQFVRNKIYKEMRHLNEKERFIIRHRLLCDDPQTLQQIGRHFRISRERVRQIEGNVLNKIRAALSVGGLNFSFAA from the coding sequence ATGGCTAAGACAGCAAAAAAAATCTTATCCGATTATAATCTTGATCGTTATGTCTCTGAAATTAATAGATATCCTTTGTTAACTCGTGAACAAGAAATCGAACTGGCGAAAAAATATCAACAAAATGGTGATTTTGATGCGGCGCAACAAATAATTGTATCAAATCTGCGTTTTGTTGTAAAAATTGCACATGAGTATCGTGGGTACAATCATCGTCTGCTTGATTTAATTCAAGAGGGAAACATCGGTTTAATGATAGCGGTAAGTAAATTCGATCCCAACAAGGGTTATCGCGTTATTTCTTATGCGGTGTGGTGGATTAGGGCATATATACAAAATTATATAATGCATTCGTGGTCTTTGGTTAAACTTGGTACTACCCAAACCCAACGTAAATTGTTTTTTAAATTACGTTCAGAGCGCGAGCGGGCTGATCATGAAACGATTAATGGAAATACTGTCTCCACTGCTGAATTAGCTGAACGTTTAGGGGTTAATGAAAGTGAAGTCATAAATATGGAGGCTCGTTTAGGTTCGCGGGATTTTTCATTAGACTCGACAATGCCAACTAATAACCAGACGTCGCATTTAGAGGTTCTAAGTGATAACTCGCCATCGCCAGAAGAAGAGTTTAGTAGTGTGCAAGAGCGTCAATTTGTACGCAACAAAATATACAAAGAAATGCGTCATTTAAATGAGAAAGAACGCTTTATCATTAGGCATCGTCTGCTTTGTGATGATCCTCAAACATTACAGCAAATTGGTCGACATTTTCGCATATCACGCGAAAGAGTTCGGCAAATCGAAGGTAATGTATTGAATAAAATTCGTGCAGCCCTGAGCGTTGGTGGCTTAAATTTTTCTTTTGCTGCTTAG
- the sctV gene encoding type III secretion system export apparatus subunit SctV, with protein MNKFLDIVLRGDFKDLSKRYSDIILAGLVVGVVGMMVVPLPTFIMDLLLVVSITIAVSMLMISIYIPSALKLSSYPTIILITTLFRLALNVSSTRLILLNGDAGRVIESFGKFVVRGNIVVGAVIFLVLTIIQFLVIAKGSERVAEVAARFTLDAMPGKQMSIDADLRAGAFDIDEARRRRTELQRESQLFGSMDGAMKFVKGDTIAGLIIAAINIIAGIIIGITMMGFTAAESAQRFTILTIGDGLVSQIPALLSSMTAGLIVTRVASEESDSNLGKDISTQILAQPKAFAVAAGLLVGIGLVPGLPTVPFFFIGGGVAIVAYSLMRQKTASADGEGPSNEVQAMGEETKAKQIEAAKKQEGQSQQMLPVVTPIALEVSSNLIPLVEDTGGGNKFLGEMVPMMRDGLFYELGVKFPGIRVRGNETDLPDGAYIIMINEIPLISGNVSLDKVLVNDTVDRLTLLNIKGEEAINPANGSECAWISANYAAIAEQAGLTTWDAAGYMVLHLSSVLRKNAAEFVGIQEVQNMLEQLEQAFPALVKEVVPKAVSPFQLTDIMRRLVEEEISIRDLRSILQALAEWGQVENDTVMLTEYVRNALKRYISHKYTRGGNTLVVYLLDPQVEEAVRSSIQHTQSGSYLALEPEITQEILTAVRNEVGNLPPTAQNPVILTTMEIRRYFRKLVELEFPHLAVLSYQELSPDMNIQPIARISLES; from the coding sequence ATGAACAAGTTCTTAGATATTGTACTACGCGGCGACTTTAAAGACCTATCTAAGCGATATTCCGACATAATTCTCGCTGGTTTGGTGGTTGGGGTCGTCGGTATGATGGTGGTGCCTTTGCCCACCTTTATTATGGATCTGTTACTGGTCGTTAGCATCACTATCGCTGTTTCAATGCTAATGATCTCAATTTATATTCCGAGTGCTCTAAAATTATCATCGTATCCTACTATTATTCTTATTACGACGTTATTTCGTTTGGCACTTAACGTTTCTTCAACGCGTTTGATTTTACTTAATGGTGATGCCGGTAGAGTTATTGAATCATTTGGTAAATTCGTTGTTCGCGGTAATATTGTCGTTGGCGCAGTTATCTTTCTGGTTCTAACAATTATTCAGTTTTTAGTTATTGCTAAAGGCTCTGAGCGTGTCGCTGAAGTTGCTGCTCGTTTCACTCTCGACGCCATGCCCGGCAAACAAATGTCGATTGATGCTGATTTACGTGCTGGTGCTTTTGATATTGATGAAGCTCGAAGACGCCGGACTGAACTGCAGCGTGAATCGCAATTGTTTGGTTCAATGGACGGCGCGATGAAATTCGTAAAAGGTGATACTATTGCGGGGCTTATTATTGCTGCCATTAATATTATCGCCGGTATAATTATTGGCATTACCATGATGGGTTTTACCGCAGCCGAAAGTGCGCAAAGATTTACTATTCTTACCATTGGTGACGGTTTAGTTTCGCAAATTCCGGCGTTATTATCATCAATGACCGCTGGTTTAATCGTTACTCGTGTGGCTAGCGAAGAGTCAGACAGTAATCTTGGCAAAGATATTTCGACCCAGATTTTGGCACAACCAAAAGCATTTGCAGTGGCCGCTGGTTTGTTGGTTGGCATTGGTCTAGTGCCTGGTTTGCCTACTGTTCCCTTCTTTTTCATTGGTGGTGGTGTTGCGATTGTTGCTTATAGCTTAATGCGTCAAAAAACAGCTAGTGCTGATGGCGAGGGCCCTTCTAACGAAGTGCAAGCAATGGGTGAAGAAACCAAGGCCAAACAAATTGAGGCAGCTAAGAAGCAAGAAGGCCAATCACAGCAAATGCTACCGGTTGTTACTCCTATCGCCTTAGAGGTTTCGAGTAATTTGATACCGTTGGTTGAAGATACCGGTGGCGGTAATAAGTTTTTAGGTGAAATGGTGCCAATGATGCGCGACGGCTTGTTTTATGAACTTGGTGTCAAATTCCCAGGTATTCGTGTGCGCGGCAATGAAACTGATCTACCAGACGGTGCCTACATCATTATGATTAACGAAATACCGCTTATATCTGGTAATGTTTCATTAGATAAAGTGTTGGTAAACGATACGGTTGATCGCCTAACGCTATTGAATATAAAAGGTGAAGAGGCTATCAATCCTGCTAATGGGTCTGAGTGTGCGTGGATTTCAGCAAACTATGCAGCGATTGCCGAACAAGCTGGCCTAACTACCTGGGATGCCGCAGGTTATATGGTGCTACATTTATCTTCAGTTTTACGCAAAAATGCCGCCGAATTTGTTGGCATTCAAGAAGTACAGAATATGCTTGAACAACTCGAGCAAGCTTTTCCGGCATTGGTTAAAGAAGTAGTACCTAAAGCAGTTTCGCCTTTTCAGCTAACTGATATTATGCGTCGCTTGGTTGAAGAAGAAATATCAATTCGTGACTTGCGTTCGATTTTGCAAGCCTTAGCTGAATGGGGGCAAGTCGAAAACGATACGGTCATGCTTACGGAATATGTACGCAATGCCTTAAAACGATACATTTCGCATAAATACACCCGTGGCGGTAATACCTTAGTTGTTTATTTGCTTGACCCACAGGTAGAAGAAGCGGTGCGTAGTTCTATTCAACATACTCAAAGTGGTTCATACCTGGCACTCGAACCTGAAATTACCCAAGAAATATTAACAGCAGTACGCAATGAAGTAGGTAATTTACCACCAACGGCTCAAAATCCGGTTATTTTAACCACTATGGAAATACGCCGCTATTTTCGTAAACTAGTTGAACTTGAATTCCCACATTTAGCTGTGCTCTCTTATCAAGAATTATCACCTGATATGAATATTCAGCCAATCGCGCGTATTAGTCTTGAGAGCTAA